Genomic window (Paenibacillus sp. PK3_47):
CGAGAGGCACCATGTTCATGTACCACGCCCAGGACAAGCACATTCAAGTACCGGGTTCTGAAATTACGGATACCCGCGGCGGAAGCCATAATGCGCCTACCCGAATTCATCTGAAGCCTACCCAGATGGTCGGCGGATACGCACAGCTCAGCTACGGTTTTAACTACTATGGTCCAATCGGCAACCAGCGGGATGTCTATGTAGCCGTACGCAAAATGAAGGAGGTTAACTGGCTTGAAAATTAAAGCGCAAGTTGCAATGGTAATGAATCTGGATAAGTGTATCGGCTGCCACACCTGCAGTGTGACCTGTAAAACAACCTGGACCAACCGTAAAGGTGCAGAATATATGTGGTTCAACAACGTGGAGACCAAGCCGGGAATCGGCTATCCGAAACGCTGGGAAGACCAGGAGCTCTACAAAGGCGGCTGGCAGCTGCGCAAAGGGAAGCTTGAGCTGAAATCGGGCAACAAGCTGTCCAAGATCGCACTCGGCAAAATCTTCTATAACCCTGATATGCCGGAAATGAAGGATTACTATGAGCCGTGGACTTACAACTATGAACAGCTGACCAATGCCGGCGAGCAGGAGCATTCACCGGTAGCCCGCGCCCATTCCGCCGTAACCGGTGAGAAGATGGATCTGGAATGGGGCCCGAACTGGGAGGATGATCTGGCTGGAGCGCATGTAACCGGTCCGCTGGATCCGAATATCCAGAAAATTGAGGAAGAAATCAAATTCAACTTTGAAAAATCCTTCATGGTATATCTGCCGCGTCTCTGTGAGCACTGCCTGAATCCGAGCTGCGTCGCTTCCTGTCCTTCAGGAGCGATGTACAAACGGGATGAGGACGGGATTGTCCTTGTCGATCAGGAAGCTTGCCGCGGCTGGAGATATTGCATGACAGGCTGCCCATACAAAAAAGTGTACTTCAACTGGCAGACCAACAAAGCGGAGAAATGCACCTTCTGCTTCCCGCGTGTTGAAGCAGGCCTTCCGACGGTATGCTCGGAGACCTGTACCGGCCGGATCCGTTATCTGGGTGTTCTGCTGTATGACGCCGACAAGGTGCTTGATGCCGCATCAACGCCGGATGTGCAGGACCTCTACAAGGCGCAATGTGATTTGTTCTTGAATCCGCATGATCCGGAAATCATCGCCCAAGCGAGAAAAGACGGCATCTCCGAGGATTGGCTGGAAGCTGCCCAGAATTCACCGGTCTACAAGCTGGCGATCGAGCACAAGCTGGCATTCCCGCTTCACCCGGAATACCGTACACTGCCTATGGTGTGGTATGTACCGCCGCTTAGCCCGATCATGAATTACTTTGAAGGCAAGGATTCGCTGAAAAATCCGGATATGATTTTCCCGGCGATCGAGGAGATGCGGACACCGATCCAGTACCTGGCTAACATGCTGACTGCCGGCGATACCGAAACGGTCAAAGAAGCCCTGCAGCGGATGGCGATGATGCGTTCCTACATGCGTGCCAAGTCTTCCGGACAGGAATTTGACCTCAGCCGGCTGGATCGTGTCGGCATGACTGCCCAGCAGACCGAGGAAATGTACCGCCTGCTGGCCATTGCCAAATACGAAGACCGGTTTGTGATCCCGACCTCGCATAAGGAGCAGCACATGAATCCATATCGTGCCCAAGGTTCCGCAGGCTACGGCAACGTTATGGGTGACATGGGCTCCGGCTCCGGCTGTGACGGATGCGGTGCAGCAAGCTCCATCGGTGAGTCCATGAAGACCGGCAAGGATTTGTACGAAGAGAACTTCTACGGAGGGATTTGGCGTGATTAATCTGACCAGACTGTACGATTACAAACCATCCTTCGGATATTTTGCCCTGCAGCTCATGTATCCGGAAAAGCTGGATTTTCATCCGGCTTTTCTGGAAGAGACGTTCAGCAGCGATGGACCGGCTTACAGCCATGTGCATACCTATTGGACATTGATGCAGAAGCTCAGTCTGGATGAAATACAGGAGAATTATGCGGCCACTTTTGACTTCCAGAAGGACTGCGCCCTGTATATGACCTACTTCAAGTTCGAGGATGCCAAAGAACGGGGGCAAATGCTTGCCAAGCTGAAGCTCCTGTATGAAATGTACGGGCTGGAAATGCCGGAAGGCGAGCTGCCGGATTTTTTACCGCTGATGTGTGAATTTCTGTACGCCGCCGAGTGGCTCGGGGATCCGAAAGCAACGGAAAATTTTCGGATGCTGATGGCGATTCTTGAGGATGGCACCTACCACCTGGTCAAGGCGCTTGAACGGCTGGA
Coding sequences:
- the narH gene encoding nitrate reductase subunit beta, with translation MKIKAQVAMVMNLDKCIGCHTCSVTCKTTWTNRKGAEYMWFNNVETKPGIGYPKRWEDQELYKGGWQLRKGKLELKSGNKLSKIALGKIFYNPDMPEMKDYYEPWTYNYEQLTNAGEQEHSPVARAHSAVTGEKMDLEWGPNWEDDLAGAHVTGPLDPNIQKIEEEIKFNFEKSFMVYLPRLCEHCLNPSCVASCPSGAMYKRDEDGIVLVDQEACRGWRYCMTGCPYKKVYFNWQTNKAEKCTFCFPRVEAGLPTVCSETCTGRIRYLGVLLYDADKVLDAASTPDVQDLYKAQCDLFLNPHDPEIIAQARKDGISEDWLEAAQNSPVYKLAIEHKLAFPLHPEYRTLPMVWYVPPLSPIMNYFEGKDSLKNPDMIFPAIEEMRTPIQYLANMLTAGDTETVKEALQRMAMMRSYMRAKSSGQEFDLSRLDRVGMTAQQTEEMYRLLAIAKYEDRFVIPTSHKEQHMNPYRAQGSAGYGNVMGDMGSGSGCDGCGAASSIGESMKTGKDLYEENFYGGIWRD
- the narJ gene encoding nitrate reductase molybdenum cofactor assembly chaperone yields the protein MINLTRLYDYKPSFGYFALQLMYPEKLDFHPAFLEETFSSDGPAYSHVHTYWTLMQKLSLDEIQENYAATFDFQKDCALYMTYFKFEDAKERGQMLAKLKLLYEMYGLEMPEGELPDFLPLMCEFLYAAEWLGDPKATENFRMLMAILEDGTYHLVKALERLESPYYHLVKGLRETFKACAEQEALS